Proteins encoded in a region of the Ziziphus jujuba cultivar Dongzao chromosome 3, ASM3175591v1 genome:
- the LOC107422791 gene encoding eukaryotic translation initiation factor — protein MATEIDVALEGNTGAEEVAAAAVAETKKQAEPHKLERKWTFWFDNQSKPKQGEAWGTSLKRAYTFDTVEEFWCLYDQVFKPSKLPANADFHLFKAGIEPKWEDPECAHGGKWTITSSRKGGLDTMWLETLMALIGEQFDEADEICGVVASVRQRQDKLALWTKTATNEAAQMGIGRKWKEILDVSDKITYSFHDDSKRDRSAKARYNV, from the exons ATGGCGACCGAGATAGATGTGGCTTTGGAGGGTAATACCGGCGCCGAGGAAGTGGCGGCGGCGGCGGTGGCTGAGACGAAGAAGCAGGCTGAGCCGCACAAGCTGGAGAGAAAGTGGACGTTTTGGTTCGATAACCAGTCGAAGCCCAAACAAGGAGAGGCTTGGGGAACCTCCCTTAAAAGAGCCTACACTTTCGACACCGTCGAGGAGTTTTGGTG TTTGTATGATCAGGTATTCAAGCCCAGCAAGTTGCCTGCCAATGCAGATTTCCACTTGTTCAAAGCTGGGATTGAGCCCAAATGGGAAGATCCCGAATGTGCTCATGGAGGAAAGTGGACCATCACCAGCAGTAGAAAGGGTGGTCTTGATACAATGTGGCTAGAAACT TTGATGGCTTTGATTGGAGAGCAATTTGATGAGGCTGATGAGATTTGTGGTGTTGTGGCAAGTGTGCGCCAGAGGCAGGACAAACTTGCACTATGGACAAAAACGGCTACAAACGAGGCTGCCCAG ATGGGCATTGGAAGGAAGTGGAAGGAGATACTTGATGTCTCTGACAAGATAACTTACAGCTTCCAT GATGATTCTAAAAGGGATAGATCAGCAAAGGCACGATACAATGTCTGA
- the LOC107422792 gene encoding protein PROTON GRADIENT REGULATION 5, chloroplastic gives MATSISATGLRSSFHGSWGTSIVGEDFNMLAKTVPTQVRVGKPVRSQPMMKNVNEGKGIFAPIVVVTRQIIGKKRFNQLRGKAIALHSQVITEFCKSIGADPKQRQGLIRLAKKNGERLGFLA, from the exons ATGGCAACTTCGATTTCTGCAACTGGGTTGCGTTCATCTTTCCATGGAAGTTGGGGAACTTCAATTGTTGGTGAAGATTTTAACATGCTTGCTAAAACAGTTCCAACACAAGTTCGAGTTGGGAAACCAGTTCGATCGCAGCCCATGATGAAGAATGTCAATGAAGGAAAAGGTATTTTTGCTCCTATTGTTGTTGTTACAAGACAAATTATTGGCAAGAAGAGGTTCAATCAACTGAGAGGAAAAGCAATTGCTTTACACTCCCAG GTGATTACGGAGTTCTGCAAATCAATAGGAGCCGATCCGAAACAAAGACAAGGACTGATTCGGTTGGCCAAGAAAAATGGAGAGAGACTTGGGTTCCTTGCATGA